The region GAGAAAGATAAAGCAGGTAATAGCTTGactgataaatataaaatacatgTGAATAACAAAGGCATAAAAAGAACAGCAAaagcatatattttttatacctAGTCAATCCTAGCACTAAATGAAAGACTTTGAGaccaaaaaatagaaaaacaaaaaccaaaatgAGCTCCAAATGCACTAAAGCAAATGTAAATGACTAGACCAACATCATAATACTTCAATAACCTATGGTCACATTCTAATAGTAGATATGTTCACATTCCTGATAAATTTCATAAGACAAAATTGACACATGTGTATGGGCATTACAGGCAGCAAAAACACATAGAACACAAATTACTAAGCTGCAAAGCGGAtcccttttcaatttttgcacaTTGAAATTAGGCAAATTGGGTAACTTCAATAAAGAACACCCAATGCCTCATTAGCAGTGCAATTGACAACAAAATTGCACTGTAATACTGATAATAATTCAAGAACCTGATATCAAAATTCTAAATGTGACTAAGTTAACCATGCAGCTATTAAGAAGTATCCCAAACAAACCTAAATCTCTGTTACCTATTTAAGGATCTATGTATGGGCATTACGGGCAGCAAAAACACAAAGAAGTGAAATTATTAAGCTGCAAAGCGGATCCCAACTCACTATTAGCACATCAAAATCAGACTGAGATTAAAAGCAAACCAGAGCCTCAATACCAGTGCAATTTATAACGATAGCAACAATGACAACTGAAAGAACTAAAAAGTGTATTTTAAGTTTAGACTTTTCACAGTGGAGCTACTAAAAAGTAGAAAGTTCTCAGGTAATAACACATAATTCTAATACATATGTATGGGCATTACAGGCAGCAAAAACACAAAGAAGTGAGATTATTAAGCTGCAAAGCGGATCCCAAGTCAATTTTTGCACATTAAAATCAGACTACCTGGGATTAAAAACACCCACAGCCTCAATACCAGTGCATTTTACAACAATAGTAATAATGACAATTCAAGGATCCAAAATTATATTCTAACTTTAGATGTTCTAGTACGAAGCTATCAAAATGTTATCAGAAATAAACCTAAATTTCTCTTACATATGTATGGGCATTACAGGCAGCAAAAACACAAAGAATTGAAATTATTAAGCTGCAAAGCGGATCCCAAGTCAGTTTTAGCACGTTAAAAATCAGACCAACTGAGATTAAAACCACCAGAAGCCTCAATACTAGTGCAATTTACAACAAGAGTAATAATGAAAATTCAAGGATCTAACTCTACATTCTAAATTTAAACTTTCTACATTGGAGCTATGAAAGAATAATCAGAAATAAACCCACACTTCTAAACCATATGTATGGGCATTACAGGCAGCAAAAACACAAAGAAGTGAAATTATTAAGCTGCAAAGCGGATCCCAAGTAAGTTTTCGCACATTAAAATCAGACCAACTGAGATTAAAACCACCAGAAGCCTCAATACGAGTGCAATTTACAATAATGAAAATTCAAGGCTCTAAATTTACattctaaatttagaatttttactATGGATCTATTAAAAAGTTCTCAAAAATAAACCCACTTTTCTAAAACATATGTATGGTCATTACTGGCAGTAAAAACACAGAAATAGATTCTTAAGCTGCAAAGCGGATCCCATTTCAGTTTCATACATCGAAATCAGGCTAACTGAGATTAATAACACCCAGAGCCTCAATACCAGTGAAatcacaacaacaacaacaatatcAATAATACAGTAGTACAAAACTAACAAAAGATAGAAAAGGGATAGACCTTTTCAAGCTGATTCATAAGGGAAATAAGTAGAGCATTAGTGGTTTTAGTCCGCTCGCTTTGCGGAATCCTTAATCCTTTCTCCATTGCATATAATCGACCTAATTAAACAAAGAAatacaaaaaggaaaaaattacGGTTTAAAGGAATCAATTAAAAATGCAAATCGAAGATAAAGAGAGAGGAGATTGCATACAGTAATAAGCAACTAAATGTTCGTGTTTTTGTAGCTCATCGGCTCGTTGCAGATACGGTAACAGTAGCTTCGCCGGTTCGTTGTCGCCCGCCATTGCTTTTACTTAGCTTCGATTTGCTTTCCTCTTACGCGTGCTTTTGTAGACAGTTTTTTTTAGGTTTGAGGTTCGCGGATGATAGCTGAAACTACGTCGTTTATCAGGTGTAAACCTAGGTTTCTACTAGTTATGCTTTATGCCGTAACCTAAACTGGAGACAATGTGGAGTTGCACAAAAATGAAGATGctataaatttaagaatatatgataattaaaaaatctaaacattttaattttttctaattttatataaaattagtactccctccgtcccgtaaagatagaaaaagtagtgttttcacaagaattaagaaactCATTAATTGtgcttattttattaaagtattcCTACAATGCCCTTTAACAAATCTAAGGGTGAATCATTATAAAGCCACTACATTAAATGCTCATAGAATTAAATTATGAGGgtagtttgataattttattgtaaattaacaataaatatggctactttttctatttttatgggacaaaaaaagtggtcactttttctatctttacgggacggagggagtattattttattagttacaaagtgattttaaaaattatagtcaGAATTTCCtcatttgaatttaattttattcatattACGGTCATTaatgtttatttatattaatacaATTGATAATTGTATTAGAATAattcggctaataatcaccgacggtcctcgacttttaccccaaacttccctaaaccccctatactttcaaaagcttccctaaaccccctaacctttatggcggcgctcattcatggtccttatggacgaaaatacccctcagCGCCGTCATTTTTTGGCGGctgtcatttaaaaaaaaataaaaattggcggCGCCATGTCAGCTGACACGTCACCAAAATACCCTAAAAAATTGGAAAACCCAAAATACcctcaaaataatatttgaaaaaaaaatgtaaccAAACCTAAACCATCTATTCGAACCCAAACCACCACCCGACCTAACCCACCCGACCCAACTGACCCGTCCCCTCCGATCGTCTTCTCAAAAAATTCTGTTCTCAAGAACAGAAAATTCTGTTCTCAAGAACAGAAAATTCTGTTCTTGAGAACAGATTTCTGTTCTCAGGTTGAGAACAGATTTCTGTTCTTGAGAACAGATTTTCAAATATGTTCTTGAGAACAGATTTGGcaatctgttccaagaacagatatGGCCGGAGGACGGCGATGTTGGCGGCGGAGAACGGCATCGGCGGCGGCGGGCGGCGGCAGGCGGTGGTGATAGGTTGACCGGATGGTTGGGTTTGATTTAATGTGGTTGGGTTTGATTTAGTGtggtttgattaaaatatttgaggggtattttgggtgatttaattatttttgatatttaatgaCGTGTCAGTTGACACCTGGCGCCgccaattttttgttttttatataattacagCCGCCAAATTTTTAAGGGGTATTTTCGACCATAAGGGCCGTCAatggcgccgccataaaggttgggggatttagggaagcttttgaaattatagggggtttagggaagattggggtaaaagtcgaggaccgtcggtgattattagccgaatAATTCAAATAAAGTTAGCACAGTTAAGAAATGCTATATTAtattagataaattaaaaaaattgtcgaAAATAACCGAAATATTGTAAagtttaggcttaatcaccaaaaaaaactttcaccttttagccttttttcagttgcaccctgacgttgcaattttgtcagttgcactaGGGGTGTAACCGAGTCGAGCTAACTCGCGAGCTACTCGGGATTGACTCGAAAAATACTCGAAATCGACTCGACTCATATCGAGTCGAGTTCGAGTTCGAGCTACTCGAGTTTATTATCGAGTCGAGTTCGAGCTCCAAAATGCTTGACTCGATGAGCTCGCGAGCTTAATCGAGCTTTGGttaatttacctttttaccctttttatttgtatatatttattataatacctttattttaatattaaaatataatttttaaatattttctagaTAATCGAGTCgagtcgagctcgagctcgagtctCAGTTATTCTATCGAGTTCGAGCTCGAGCTCCCAAAATGAAACTCGATCGAGTTCGAGTCGAGTTTCGAGCTTCAGATTTTAGAGTCGAGTCGAGCTCGAGCTTGGCAGTGTTTCGACTCGACTCGGCTCGGTTACACCCCtaagttgcaccctaattcgcacctttgagtttcaattccaccctcaaaatcaaattggacttttttcactcggaaaaaattcataaaaatccttataaagtactcgtttgaactcttttccacataaaaagttaaaaatggatgacttattttaatttttttcaaatgaaaaagagatcaatttagtacttgagggtggaattgaaaaccaaaggtgcgaattagggtgcaactgacaaaattgcaacgtcagggtgcatttgaaaaggggctaaaaggtggaggtttttttggtgattaagcctaaagtttaaaaaccaaatcttttaactttatattccaatttaaaaaaaaagttataatttttgtattattactTTATTTTACTTATATGACATGTTAAATATTGCCTCAATCTAAACATCTTTAAAAGCGGCTGAACAATACCAACGAATTATATTAtatctcaaatgatataaacatGATAGTGTCGTAGATTCAATTCTTCCACAAGCGCATCCCCTCCCAATTATCAGAAAAAGCGGCTGGACAATAATATGTCAAAATAAGTTACCAAGTGGATAATTCGTACCGAAGCAAAactaaattcaaattcaaaatggaCGAAATTCATTAGCAGGTGGTATCAGTATGTGCTAATGCAAAAGGGTGACTAGAAGCAGGAGTGACTGGAAGTAAAGCAGCATAAGATTATAAGAGCTCCAAATGCCAATAGAACACATACAAGCCTAAATAAACAACAGTTTTTACTCTCCACTTCTCAGTTTTTCACATCTATATCACTACACCAACCTCCTCCTACTAATAACAAATAGTAATAATTATCAAAAGGGTGTAAGTAAACCTACAATGCATCTCTTATTTCGTTACGGTGAAACCGGAACTGTGTCCGTTCCAGAAATGTGGGAGGCTGTGTCCTCTTTCGACATGGCTACATAGTTAACTGGGGTTGCCAGCCTACTCGTACTGTCTCTCCTCCCGTCTTTAGTACTGGACTTACTCCCGTTTTGATGAGCATTCAACGATAGCCGCCTGTTTGGAGTTCCGTTGGTGCCTCCGTTCCCTCGAGGGCCTATCACCTTCTTCGTACCTACTGGTCGGGCAGGGCTAGGCCTTGACCCGAAAATAGTATCTTGGTCTGTGGTTTGCTGCTCACTGTACTTCTTTTGATCCTGCATTTTCAAAAGTTGTAGCCTCCTTCAGTTACTATATCCGATTATTTTAGATTCTTACACCGTAAATTAGTGATTTGCAAATTTTTAACCTCAACTTAGACAAAAGTGACAGGTCGGTCCAATATTCAAGTATTCGAAACTCACTTTAAGTCTTCgcttttcttcttctctttcttGCCTGAGCATCGCATATTCATCTAGCATGGCCAAGAGAGGAACTCCGTCATATGCGAATTGCATGCCACGCTCTTCCTCCCATGCTTGAGTTCTGGCAACCAAGGTGTCGACCAGTGCTACAATCGAAATAAGACATGACTGTTTTAAGGAACTAATAGGTTAGAATAAAGCATGAGATACTTCAGATGGTTCCCGGATTTTATAGATACCTGGAATTTTGTTTACCAATATTCGAGCTTTTTCAGCACGCTTGAGATTCAAGTGTGCTCCTCTGCTGGCATTATACCTGTTCTCATCCTGTTTCAATTAGAAAAGAATAATTGCCAAAATTAGAACTTTCCTCGTTCACTTATACAGTTCCGTGATCAtcagttttataaattacatAATTGGATATTGATTAGTAAGATAGTTTGCACAAAAACTGAAGAGGGAATAATAGATATATACCCTATTGTAGTCCTCAAGCCAGCTCTCTTCTTCACATGCTGACATCCATTTCTCAACCTTGTCCAAAATATCTTTTCTACTAAGTGCTTCTTCTTTGGCATTTGATATCTGAGCATCCATGTCAGCAAGCAACTCGGAAGGCTCAACACTCCCAGAATCAATCAACGCCATGATTTTTTCTCGAGCAGCTTCTGGATCTATTTCTGTATGAACACGAGCGTAAATCTCTTCGAGCTCATCTTGCTTTTTGAATGCAATTTCTTTCATCCTGCTTGCTTTTAGCAGATCAAGCCTTTCAACTTCAACCTCGGCcttaaaaaagtgaaagtgaAATGCGTAAACAACTATTACAGTTtattcaaatcaaaaaatttgttCGTTTGCAGAATACTAATACCTGCTCAATCAGATCCATAGCAAGAGCACCAGGGACTGTCACTCCATCAACAGAAGCTGACATGTTACAGGTAACATGATCAAACAATTGCCTTTCTTCATCGGGAGTATCCATAAGATTCCACAGATCAGTTAGCTGAGCTGCTAGCTCTTGAAGCTGTTGAATGCAGAATACAAGTCAAATAGCTTTACATATATAGGGGTGTGCATTTGGTTCGAGCTGAACCAAAATGTTGCCTTCTTTTAACCTAGCTGAACCGAATATACAAGGatgtaaaaaatttcaaaccaaactgaacaGTCGGTTCGGTTGATTGTTTTGGTTCTATTTGGTTTGCactaaaacataacataattttttttgtccaaaaccgaactgaaaaacCAAAACCTTTTTCTAGTATCAAATTGAACCGAAtttgtcggttcggtttggttcggtttgtgtACACCCCCCATCCATAAACTGACAAAAAATCCCAATTTGCAAATCCGACGCATTGTCTTAAATATAAGGTGAAGACAAATGATGAGGAATCACAACATTATTGAGAGGATAAAGGGTCAGCCTTCATAATTCCCTAAGTTGTGTAGTTAAGTTTTCAAGTATTATGCATACCTTGTGAAAGAAAGTGAAGGAAAGCGACAACTAATACACTTCTTTTATAAGCACCAAAAgctaaaataaacaaaattaaaaattaccttATGAAGCCTCTGCTTCTTATCTTCTATTAATGCTAAGACAGTTTTAGCCAGCCTTGCTAAGGTATCATTACTGATGCTCTTAGATTGCACTC is a window of Mercurialis annua linkage group LG2, ddMerAnnu1.2, whole genome shotgun sequence DNA encoding:
- the LOC126668123 gene encoding 65-kDa microtubule-associated protein 1-like yields the protein MAVTEGHNPLLGETTCGTLLHKLQEIWDEVGESDEERDKMLLQIEQECLDVYKKKVEQAAKSRAQLLEALSDAKIELANLLSALGEKTFTGMPEKTSGTIKEQLAAIAPALEQLWKQKDERVKEFSDVQSQIQKICGEISGNSNVNETPAVDETDLSLKKLDEFHAQLQELQKEKSERLQKVLEFVSSVHDLCGVLGMDFLSTVTEVHPSLNDSTGVQSKSISNDTLARLAKTVLALIEDKKQRLHKLQELAAQLTDLWNLMDTPDEERQLFDHVTCNMSASVDGVTVPGALAMDLIEQAEVEVERLDLLKASRMKEIAFKKQDELEEIYARVHTEIDPEAAREKIMALIDSGSVEPSELLADMDAQISNAKEEALSRKDILDKVEKWMSACEEESWLEDYNRDENRYNASRGAHLNLKRAEKARILVNKIPALVDTLVARTQAWEEERGMQFAYDGVPLLAMLDEYAMLRQEREEEKRRLKDQKKYSEQQTTDQDTIFGSRPSPARPVGTKKVIGPRGNGGTNGTPNRRLSLNAHQNGSKSSTKDGRRDSTSRLATPVNYVAMSKEDTASHISGTDTVPVSP